TCCTGGGATAGGGCTTCCTGGTTTCCAGCCGACGGCGGAACTTAGATCTTGAAACAGGTCAAGATACGGAACACTATGGTTTCTAGAAAGCTCTCGAATCGCTTCCGCATAGGTGCTGGTATGATCATTCGTCCACATCATATCCTCAAAGTCGATTTCTTTGACCCTAGCAGCCATGAGTCTTTCCTCTACTGGTGGTGGAGTGACTAGAATGATTCGAGAGCAGTGATTCTTGACGTAATTGATGATGTTGGCCATGTTGTCTTTGTATCGATCGAGGGGAACATGAGGGTTGGGACCGTTCTTGCGTATTCCATAACCTGCGTCGTTGGCCCCGAACAAAATGACCTATCTTGGTTATTCATGTCTGTTTCAGAGTTATTCTTTGCTTACCATGATTTTCACCTGGATAAATGAAGCACGGTCGGGAAGTATATGTGGGAGTACTTTTAGTGCTTGAGATGAGTTGTAGCCACTGCAACTGATCAATATCTGCAAGTTCTGTTGCCCTGAAAGAAGTATTCCTCACCTGAAGCCGCGATTGATGATATCCCGTCGACCTAGATATTCTTGTTGCTTGTTAACAATCCCCATTGCCCGGATCCACGTTGTGTGGGGGATCAAGGTCATACCGTTCTGCAGCCAAGAAGTCATCGGTATCTTGTCGCCATCCGCGATCGACTTTTCTATGATGGAATCGCCAAAAAGAATAATCTGGTCATAGTTGAATTTCTAGATTGTCCGAGTTAGTTTCGTTATATGCGTTTGACGAGAACAAAATACATGATAGTATTGAAGCGAATCTCGTTGCATTGTGCATTCCACGGTTGACCATTGGACAATTAGACACCAAATCCAAAGAATTGCTCCTTGTAGAAAAAGCATTCTGGCGTTCGGTACCGTACGAGAATGAGAACTGAACTGATAAATAGAGTGCTACACAAGCGACATGGCTGAGTAGCTGATGTCTGGAGAAGATTTTCAAATAAATCAGGAACAAAGAGCCTCTGATTCCACCTTTACCAATCTCAAGTGGGGTACAGACTTGAGAGTAAGACACCCCGCTTTCGTTCCCAGTTGGGGCGGTATCACGGTACATAGATATGCCAGGGTGCTCAATCACTGAACATCCATCCCTTGCATGGCTgctataaagaaaaaggcatTATCGGCCTTAAATAGCACGTACATTCGCTAGATACACAAGTGGAGATAAATCCCACAACAAAGCCAATATCGCTGTAGAAAATAATGAAAATCAACTCATCGTTGGAGTTAAAGATTTGTTTGTCGTTGCTTCACAGGTCAGCTTGGTTATTTGCCCATGAACTGATTTCTAGATTTGAGTTGTCACTTTGGACCATTTCATCCGTGTATGTAAGCCGTGTGACGACCTCTTACGAGCGCGTCTCCCTCTGCCCGGTCTGTATGATAGATACTGGGCTGCAGCCAGCCTATTACCAGGTTGTGCATCTGCAGCTTGAGTGCATAAGTGACAACCACAACGATTACCCCGCTTCTGATATTCACTGCACTTTATTCCTGATACCCATACTTGATCCTGACAGCCTTACTACTTTTCACTATATGCAGTGTCCTCAAAGGCTCATCTAAGGCGAAACAACAAAAGGGCTTCCACGAGACATCAACCCAAGTATAAGGCAGTCTTTTAGTCAGTGCAAATCGTATCATACGGCGCTGAAAAGTGATGGCACACCATGACGGTTTAGGCTTGCTGCAGGCTCCAAGATGTCATTCCAAATCACAAATGTGCCTCAAAGCCGCATGTCTTGTTACACAGCATATTCCATTCCGCCACCCATTGTACCACAGGCTCCTTGCGATACATCCGCGAGGCCTCTCTCACATCACTTTACAGCCGCACCGTCATTCACATCTACCTAGGACCTTCAGAACTGACATTTTGTCAATACTTGCACCCCTCTCTACCGTCGAATCGGAACAGCAGGTCCTCAGGATAGAGCAGAGCATTCGCTACTGTGCCATGACTAAAGATTAGAAAAGGGCAGATTATTTCAAAACATCAATCACAGTTGTCATTAAAATTACAGTCTAAGAATTGAATCCGATCTCCTACTACAGCTGTCGGAGCACCATTATCACTGTTTCATTTGTCAACAATCTATCCAACACTTTTTGACATCATGACAGACGTCAGTAGAGTATTTATTCAGTTGAACGAGGGATCGAAGGATGGGGGTGAGCTTGTCTCAGTAACTGGGAACTTTCACATCGACAAAGCCGTGATTCGAGGTAATATAATTCTAATACAATTATACTATTCGAGAACTAAGAAAATCACTTATAATCAATAGCCTTACCTTCTGGTGTCACACCTCTATCCACAGAGGATTATGGGTCCAGCGCATGGACTTTCACGGGCAAGATAAACGCAAAGGAAGATGGGTCAGATACCATTTTCTTCCTCAAAGTTAGTATAATATATCAGTCTTTTTCATTGTCCGTATTTGACGACATAGACGGCCATCGGCGAAGAGGGCTCTGTGATGCTTCGAGGCGAATTCGAATCGTCCAAGATCATACATGCCATCACACCTCACCTCATCCCAGAGCCTATAGCCTTCGGACAGTATGAACAAGCAACCACtgccacctttttcttcctctccGAGTTTGTCGTCATGGAAACAAACTCTGCGCCCGATTCAGATCAACTAGGACAAAAGCTCGCTGAGCTTCACAGAGAAAGTCAAACGCCCACTGGAAAGTTTGGGTTCCATGTCCAAACTTGCGATGGACGAATGCCGCACACTGTAGATTGGCAGGATGACTGGCCCACATTCTTCAGTCAGCTTCTAAGGGGAATCTGCAAGATTGATACTGAAGTGAACGGGCATTGGGCAGAGTTTGAGCGTGCCACTGATCAAATCATCACAAAGGTGGTTCCCCGGTTGCTTGGTGGCTTGACAAGCAACGGTAAACCGATCCAGCCATGTATTGTTCATGGGGACCTCTGGGAGCCTAATATTGGAAAACGAAAAGACACTGGTGAACTCATTCTCTTTGATGCTAGTTCATATTGGGGACACAACGAGATGGATCTAGGTTTGTGGAGAGCAGACTTCTGTCAACATCTACGACCCAATCTAGAAAAGTACGTGGATAGCTACATGCGTCACTTTCCCGCGGCCAATCCAGTGGAGGAGTTCTACGATAGAAACAGACTTTATAGTCTGAAAGCAACCATCAACTATTCAGCTGGACATCCTGGCTGTGTTACCCGGCATTCGTAAGTTTCTGTCACTCTATTCTATCAACACTGTAACATTCTAACTATCACTACAGAGCATATAACAACATGTGCTATCTTTGTGAGAAATATGCACCGATTGAGGGTATTGACAAGTACGATCCAGCGATGGATCCTGTTATTACTGGGGTCGGCTTACGACCTGACTTTGAGAAAAACGATTGAATATGGAATGACAGTGTATTGTTCCTATCCAGTCGGAATATTCGAATGCAATCTTAAGGATTAACTATTGCACAAGGTACACAGGTTACTATAGACAATATAGAGGGTTAAGTTACTAAATTAAATCAAGATCTAACCAGGGGTAGCAGTTGAAAGATATTAGTGCCTCGACGCCACGGCTAAAATGTTGGGTTTTAGAGTGCACTATACACAATAGTTTGGTGGCTCCAATTGTAGAGCGGACTCTGAACTGGATTTTCTAAACGGGTTCAATGGTAAAAGGGCACTATAAGTCGCGTTGGTCAGAGGGCTAAAATGCAGTTCACTCGTAAGTCTTAGTCCTAGTTGCAATAAGTCTGAAATGTTAGTATATGCGAAAAAGCAAAGTTGACAAAGGAAAACAATATTGGTGAGTATTGAGACCCATGGAGAAGTTGTTGTATATACAAAAGACATGACAATTATCTTGGACGGTTTTTGAACTCGTGCCAAAACAAATACATAGTGAGTTGTTCCTAGACTAGTAGACGTTGCTGACAGGAGTCTTGATGAGCGACTTCAAGCTAGTTCTTCCATTCATCTCCTCGTTGATGGCCTGAACAAAAGCCTTGGCAATGAGGTCGGCAGCCTCGGGGCTAGTGTGAGTGTGGTCCTTGGGGTACAGTGAGTTGACCTTTTGATTTCCAAGCTTCTGGTACATCTTTGTAACAGCAGCAAAGTGGTCAACCCAAGTGACGCTGGAGCTAGCCAGGGCTCTGTGCGCAGTAGGCACATAGCCGACGAAGCGAGGAGCACCAGGCTCAAATTTGCCAGTCTCCCACTGGTTGTTGGGAGTCTGTGTGCTGAGAACGACTTGAGCGCCCTTTGCAACGAGGGCCTTGGCAGCTTGAGAGATGTAAAAGACAAAGGTGTAAACCTTTTCGCCTGTCTTGTCAGAGATGCAGACTTCTGTGCCTGCACCTGGACAGTCAGAGCGCAAGTTGTCGTTTTTGTTGGGTGAACCGCCGTCGTTGTGACCGAACTCGATGACGACTACATCGCCTGGCTtgacgaggttgatgatttCCTGGAAGCGACCCTCGTTGGTGTATGAACGAGCAGATCGACCACCGATGGCCTTGTTGACGGCGTTGACCTTGAGGTATCTGCCAATGTAGTTACCCCAGCCATCAGTAACACCGTCGTTGGCGCCACTTCTAGCCATGGTGGAGTCACCTAAAACAGTTAGTATATAGAACAATGGAGTGGATGAGGTGAGACATACCAGCAAAGTAGACTGTTTGACCAGCCACAGCCTGGAATGCTCCAGCAGCAAGAGCTGCGAAAGAAACAGAGAACTTCATGATGACTAGTTGCTCTTACAGAAGATAACACAAGAACTTGGCGGTCTGGGAGGTGTGCCCAGTCTATATCTACTACATTCGCATATCATCAGAACCCTGAATTTCAACATTCATTTTCTCGAAACAGGAATACCCCGATGTATCCTCCGAGGATACCGGTTTGAGTCTCGTCCCGGCCTGTGCGCACCCTGTAAACAGGGGTATGTAACATTTCCACCAGTGAGGGAACGAGTCGTCTAAAGCTACAGGGTTGAGCCCGGCACTTTCGGTGCTGGGGTCTTGGAGACAACCGATTGATGGAATTGTCAAGTTGTATGCAGATGCCACGAGGCGGCCCTATGATGAGAATATGCTTAATATTTTAGGGTTCCAGTACAAGAGCCAAGAGGTAACGTTGAACTTTGGAAGGTCTTCATTTGTCAAAGTCCGGGGAAGAGGTTGGTTACGCTCGGTGAGAGATGCACCGAACGCGGGGAAACGGTTTATCTTTTCCCGATTTGACTGTTTTTGACTGACTGAGATGATGATTGTGGTCGAAATTGGATATCTCGGCCGAGAAATAACACCTTTTTGAATTGTGAATCCTAAGTTATGTGATCATGTAAATTAGTAAAGATCATAGGACCTTCTATATTCTAAAACCAGGTTTGAAGATTAAACTGCAGTTAAATACTTGGTACCTCTTTTCTCAGTAGTATTTTCCAAGTTTTTTCAAAGATGACAGTCATATTGCCATGTCAACTTCAATATTAGGTAATAGGTAAATTAAAATGAATACTGATTGCATTTACCATTTGATTATTTCAATACATAGTCATGTTAAACCAACTACTATTGTAAACGATACAACGTATTTACAAGAACGCCTGCTCGAAGAAACAGGATCTACAGGGTAGGGCACACAAAGGCAAAACATCGAAACACGTGATTGGCATTGTCCTGCAGCAACGATCATAGTTTGATCTTTAATTCTAACCTTTTATCTAGCCCAGATAAAAGCCACATAGAGCACCACCGTTACTGCAACTGCCGACAGATGATATCCTCGATTGAAAAGTTGGACAACAAAGGAACCAATCAATCCTCAAGCATGACAGAGTCCCAAAAACGCCATCTATTCCTTCGCCCTTCAACCAATTACAACATGGGCATGACGAGGCCCCTGTCAGTCCGAATCGAAACTTTTCCTTGCCTGTGTTTATGAAAAATGCTATCAAGTCTCTGAGACTATGCTAATCTCTGGGGATTCTTCATTTTATCATTCAAGAGTGTAGTAACATGTCTTTTGACCAGGAGTCTTTTCATTCCAACTCAAATGACTCCAACACAAACCTTTCTTGACATCAATTCCTGGCGTTGCCCTAATGCAAGTTCTTACTATCTTTTCAAACCAAGCCTCTAGATAATCTGTTTCAAGCCAATGGTCTCTTCTTCACAGCCAAGCTAATGCTTACATTGTCTCAGGGCTGAAGTTTCCACTTGTACTAGCTCCATTCACTACCCTTACATAAATAACTCCTTACAGTTTGTGAGCAATATGTGTCTCTTTTACAACACCATCAGAAACCGCACCTTACTACGTACCATTCCCATATCCTTCCAACTCCAACGACGATTGATCTCTCAAACAATGTATAGTCTGGGTAAGATGAATGGACATGGAGATCTGAATAATTCCCATGCTGCCAGAACAACGGTCGAATTCGCCGTGGATCCATCGCTTAGAAGCAAGTCCCTCGCCATTGGGCGCGATCAAGATGACGCCAGAGTTCGCCAACAATATcgtccttttctttttgatAAAGATATGGCTGCTGATGACTGGGTGGCTGAATTGGAACTGAGTACGGCAATCAAGATGGTGCAGTCGGAGATTTTGGATAAGAAACTTGATCGTCTCCGAATTCTTGTTCTTTACGGTAGTCTCAGAAGTCGGTGAGTACCAAGGCCAGGATATGCCTGCCCCGAACCGTCTTGGTCATCATACTAATTTACATATTCTAGGTCATACTCACGCCTTCTAGCCCTCGAAGCCTCACGTATCCTATTTCGTCTCGGCTGCGATGTGCGAGTATACGATCCAACTGGTCTACCTCAAAAAGACGACATTCAACATGACCACCCCAAGGTCCAAGAACTGCGAGAATTGAGTAAATGGAGCGATGGCCACGTATGGATTAGTCCAGAGCAACACGGCAACTTGGTAGGACATCTCACACCAAGACACGAGTACAGACAGGGCTAACAACACTTAAAGACTGGCATTTTCAAGCAACAGATCGATTGGATTCCTCTATCAACAGGTTCAGTGCGTCCTACACAAGGAAGAACTCTAGCCGTGGCCCAAGTCAGTGGTGGATCCCAGTCTTTCAACTCGGTAAACTCGCTACGTATCCTTGGTCGTTGGATGCGCATGTTTGCCATTCCTAACCAGAGTTCGGTACCGATGGCGTACACCCAGTTCACGCCAGAGGAGGAGAGGAGTCGTATGATGCCTAGTTCGAACCGTGATCGCCTCGTTGATTGTATGGAGGAGCTCGTCAAGTACACTATTGTTATGAGGCCTCATTTCGATCTCTTTGGCGATCGTTTTAGTGAGCGTGAGGAGAAAAGGGTGAAAGAGATGAAAAGAGAGGAGGGAAACTAGACTTGACGGCATAGAAAAATGATCATATAAAGATATTGACTAGAGGTAAAAGGTTAAAATGTTTTTCACACGAGTAAGTTCTATTTACAATGGCATTGGATcgtattaaactatattgtTGAAGTGTGCTACTTTAACCCTAGCCTCTTTCTTTACTTGACTCCTTTCTTCAAAAAGTACTCAGCAAGAGTTGCGATATGTCGTAGCTTCTCATATTCAGCACCACTCCTTTTCAGATTCGTAGCAACTGCATCAAACGTGTTCCAAACCTCAATGTACTTGTGGTTTGTGTTTTGGTTAACCCCAATACTGTGAAATGCATCTTCCATTCGGGCGCGTTCTCGGATCTTGGTTatatcatcttcaacaatcgGACTGTACCCAAACGCGACAATAGTCTGTTGACCCTGCTTTGCCAATTCTCGGTTGTATATCACACTCAACCTCACACACTCAATGACAAGCGCTGCTAGACCTGTCGCAAGAGCGTTGGCGACAGAGCTACCTGTGTGAGGTTCGAATTTCTGTGCTGAGCTATCATCCTCTCTGCTGCTGATGACAACTTCGTGCCCGGGAAAGATGAAATCCACCGCATGAGGATCACCAACTGTGTCGAGCATAGTTCCAGTGGACTTTGCACCACCAATTCGAAAGCACTGACGGTTGCTCTGATGTGGGTAGTTGATGTCGGCTAACTGTCCTTGGTCACTAGTCGAACAGAACATGAGAATGCCGTGATTATCAACAGCGTTTTGTACCGCGGCATTGAATCGGTTTCTCAATTCTCCCTCTGGAGGTTTGATAGTCCATGACATGCAAATAATCTGCGATCCTCTCTCCGCAGCATAGTTGATGGCCTGGAAGTTATTAGAACCGATGATGAACCAAAAGAAGATGGGATAAATGGTACCTTGATTGCACTCTCTGGCTTGATTTGAAGTTTCTTGGAGTTTGCCGCCGAGACTGTCTGCAATTTGATGACATGAAAGCGCTTGGACAAACCTTGTGTATGAATTTCGCCATTAATGTCCCATGGCCGGAGGATGAGCTCCAATATGGCGGGACGCGATTGTTGGAGCTCCCGCCTTCAGAATCAAAGCTCTTGCCAAATATTCTCCGATCTTTGATGTCGTTGAGATCGGGGTGAGTAATATCGACACCATCGTCGATAAGAGCAACCTCCACGGGCGAGGGAGACACGCCTGTGGCCTCCCTGAGAGCTTTTATCTGTCTAAAGCATTGTGAAAAGTTTTGCATGCATTCAATCCATCTATGTGGATCAACTGGGCGCTCCTGGTGCTGAGATTTTGCCTCTGTTGTCCGGACATGCGCCAACGGCCGGCCACCACCTGATTTAGGTCGGATTACACGAGGCCGAGGGATGCCATCTGGCCAAAACTTATTCAAGCGCTCTTCAAAGGCTTGGAGGTTTTTAAAAGTTCGTTCAGGCGACTCAATTCCCTAAAGCAAGACGTTTTAGTGGTGATATGAACTAAACATGCTGTTACACACATACCTGTTTCTGAATTAGATGGATCACCTCTAGTGAAGGTAGAGAGGGAAGAGCATCTTGCTCTGACCACGCTCGAAGGGTGTTATTGCTTCCGCTCCATTGCAGGTAAACCTCGCGTAGATTGGCTCCAATCTCACGAAGCGTGACTGAATCAAGATCCAATCGTTTCCAGTCGAGCACTTCTACTTTCTGTCTACTCATTAGCCGGCCCCTTGAAGAATTCGATATCAAAAACCTACAAAGTACTTCAAACAACGTTCTATGGCTTCGTCACGATGTGAAGGCGGTTCCATGTCTTCAACAAAAACCTGCATTCTTTATTAGTCAGAGCACCAAGAATCATCTGGTGTGTCATACCTTGACGATCTTAGTAACAGATTTATTTCGAAGCCAATCAAAAAAGAAGATCATATCCTGAATGAGTTAGATATACTCCTAGAAGTAAAAGAGAATCGCATCGGTACCTCTCTTCCACTATATCTCACGTCTGATTGATCCCTATCGTCCTTGGTGGAAATCTGTGGAAACGCGACATACTGAAGTGCCGTGTCGAATCGTAAATGATCGAAGTGCTTTTTGAATTCATCTTGACTAAGGGCCTTGGGGGGCCCAAAGTCGAACCAGAATTCTCTAACTATGATGACGATTAGTTGAAATGTGTCTTATGACAACGCATTGTGCTAAGCTTTCTGAACACCCGGTCTTGAAAAGCTTGGATGGATAAGAAGATGAATGCATTACCACCTACCTGGCTCATCGTATAACTGTAAGTTCTCGGCTGCCTTCGCTGGGCTCTGCCTGCGCAACGTTTCAAGCTTAAGCAGGTTACTGATCATCTTTGCAGTCTCTGCAGTTTCTCTTGCCTTCTGTACAGACTTGCTAACCGTGTCGGGCTGAGTCCCAGTATGGGTACGGCGGATCGGGTTCAAGATTGGTGTACGAACAGGAGTGGTCGCTCCCTGCGGAGTTTGGGATATTGAGCCTCTTCGCTTCGAGTTTGCATCGCCCATATCCCTCGGTGGCGGAGGCCCCATGCTCGTCTTCGAAGTGCCAGACTTTTCCTCTTTTGTTAATACTCTCCTGGAGTCCTTCTTTGGATCGGATTTCTTTTCATCCCTAGTATCTGCCTTTTTTGAAGCTCCATTTCTAGCCTCTTGGATACTCATGTTTTCAGTAACTCTCTGTTGACTCTCTGCCATCTTTTTCTCTGTTTTTTTCCGAGTATAGTGGTGATATTGGTAGGCTGACAAGTTTTGGCTTGGATTTCTTGGGTCTTGTATTGTCATGTCCAATACACTGGGATGCGAGCGCAGTAGTTGTTCGACAATCTGCACCTGGCTAGTACAACATTGATCGTACTCAACTGCCATATGCAGAGGTGTACGACCTTGTTTATCTCTGACGGAAAACATTTCCTTTGGTACAAATGTGCAAAGGTTACTGAAGAACTCAAGTCTCTTTTGTCCATTGTCAAAAGTACAACTTGTAGCAGCATGAAGGCACGTAGTCTCGCTATCTCGACTGCAGTCTTTGAGTAAAAAAGTCTGGAACTTCTCGCGTGTTTTTGGCGGAATTGTTTTGCACATAGAATGGACAAACATTTCGTTCCCCCGTGAAAACGCGGCAGTTAAAGGAGTCCGCTTGTCGTTGTCCAAAGACCCCACGAGGCTGGACAAACGGGAAATGGCTCCAACCATGAGCCATTGGAGGATAATACTTGGGCGTTGCTGCACATCGTTCTTGTAGTTGTAGTAGGCCAAATGGTGCAGAAAGTTTCGGCCGTCTTGTGTattcttcttccactcgTGTTTCTTCTTATTGATAAAATCCAGTTTCTCCTCCTTTTTTTCATCGTCGGTCAAGTTTGACTTTCGTTGCTGGATAGTCAATTGGCGTGCATCCTCCATATCTCGGTCGAACACTGCCTTGATAGGATCCTCATCCAAATCAGGCTCTGAATCAATTTCGAAATCTCCATCGTCTATGTTGATGTCGTTGTCATTATCCTCCTCGCCGTGCGCTTGTGGTACCGTTTTCAAGTCAGAGTTATATGAATCCATACTGATTGTTGGTGAGCTTTGATGGAGAGTCAAACGTACTACAGCTGTGGAGTTGTGGAAAGGACTTCCCTGTCAGACATAATTCGTAGGTAATTTGAGGACAGTGTGACTTTCTTCCGTAAGGCTCGGCTACAGATATCCATATCAAGTGCAGAACAAGGGACCCATGTAATAAGAGTTTCCAGCCGTACCCACACAACGTTCGACTATTGGCTCTGTAACCGCCTTGAACCACCTTGTATTATGAGATGGTGGCGATCGTCAGGGATTAATCTCACCATGTCTCGGCTATATAGAGATGTATCCTCCAGGTCCAATATACTGATAAGGAGCGGGGTAATCGGTGACAAGTGTACGTGACTGGCTTGAAAGGCATCtgatattatatatagacgTTGATTTAACATATTGAATGTGCTACTAAAAGCATCAACTATTACTACATTGTCAGTCAAAGTCTCAGTGTCAACATTTGCCAACTATACATGCCCAATGGCCGAATCTCCGAACCAAGATAATGATGATCAACCTCTCTTAAACTTGGAGGTACCGTTAGAAGATTTGGTAATCGGCGAAGACGAGACTTTTCACACCGAAAATGCTTCGTCTCATGATTGGGAGCGCCGCAATGTGACGGAACGAACTGATGGTAAAATCCATACACGCGTTGAGTTACTTTCAGTCAGCCACGGAACCTACAGTGAGGACGAAGGGAAAGCGACACTTTTAGTTTTCCGCTTCCGTTTCGACCCCCAGAAGAGCTCTCGACGAGTTCTAAGAGCTACGGTTCAAATCGAGTTTTTGGGTAAGAGTGGCGAGGCGCCTGTAGTCGAAGCCATCGCCCCCGAAGAACGGTGGACAGTGGTACCGACCACTGACTCTGAATCAACAACACGCGGGGGGCAGCTAAACTTGGGTCTTCAGGGTGTACCCCTTGTGTCTGCTGGGGGAACTGCAAGCTTGGAGAAAACAATAAGCAGGGATGTCAGCGACGCGACAACTATAACAGGCAGTATCAATCTCGGTACAGGCAAGAATTCGGGCGATTCGACGGTAGCATTTTGGAACTTTCAGGAGAATTCGCGCCGCAGATCGGGTGTTCCAGATTCGGTAACGACTGCGATCCGTCGTGTCCGGTCAGATGATGAGCCTTTTAATGCTGTCGTGACGTTGGAGGCTGAAGTCGACTGGGTGACTGGATTGGAGAACAAGTTTACAAAGATACCCTTGGACGATCCTATCCTATTCAATCCCAAGGCAACAGGAGAAAAGGCGAAAATTGGAAGGTCACACGGAGTGGAAAACTTGGCCAGCATCTCATTGTACGACTTATGCAAGGTGAGATTTGCTGTGGAGGCTCCGTTTACCGTCAAATGATATTCTAGAGAGGTTAGACAGTCACTCAGCAGGGGTTACAATAGCGAATCAGAGAGGAAGTAGGCCCCTCACAGAGATACAGTCCTCGGGGACTCACATGAATTTGAGACTTGAATTAGTGGTCGGTATTATTTAGTGTCTATATCTACGAACATGCGGAGTGGATGGATGAccatattttaattactctGTTGTAAAAGCATCTCTAAAATAGAGGGAAATAATCACCCCTGCAGATCAAGGTTCCGTGTACCTGTAAGATACAATAGCGCTTACATCACCTGCAGCTTACCTGTCCGTGACCCGGCAGCCTAGTCTTTGGTGTCACCCTGACTCAGACGCCTTCCCCACCTGTGATAAGACTCTGACAGAAGACAGTGAATTTCTGACAGGTCCAGAGAGGCTGGTGCGCAAGTTCGTGGTCTCCCTCTACTCTACCTCCAACTTCTGAGCATGTCCAGCTAATTCGAAGACATCCTTTTGATCATGTCTGAGGAAGCATTTATAGAGGATGAAAGTACCGCATTTCATACCAATGCGATGATAGACGACCCAAAAACTGAAGACGGCCCAACGGGTGAGCCTGAAAGCCGAGGAACGTCCCCCGCCAGAGAGGCCGACGTGATTGAAGAATTGAAATGGAGGACtaatgatgatgacgattaTGATTCT
This Fusarium poae strain DAOMC 252244 chromosome 3, whole genome shotgun sequence DNA region includes the following protein-coding sequences:
- a CDS encoding hypothetical protein (SECRETED:SignalP(1-20)~CAZy:CE12) yields the protein MKFSVSFAALAAGAFQAVAGQTVYFAGDSTMARSGANDGVTDGWGNYIGRYLKVNAVNKAIGGRSARSYTNEGRFQEIINLVKPGDVVVIEFGHNDGGSPNKNDNLRSDCPGAGTEVCISDKTGEKVYTFVFYISQAAKALVAKGAQVVLSTQTPNNQWETGKFEPGAPRFVGYVPTAHRALASSSVTWVDHFAAVTKMYQKLGNQKVNSLYPKDHTHTSPEAADLIAKAFVQAINEEMNGRTSLKSLIKTPVSNVY